A region of Lagenorhynchus albirostris chromosome 20, mLagAlb1.1, whole genome shotgun sequence DNA encodes the following proteins:
- the RPL38 gene encoding large ribosomal subunit protein eL38, whose protein sequence is MPRKIEEIKDFLLTARRKDAKSVKIKKNKDNVKFKVRCSRYLYTLVITDKEKAEKLKQSLPPGLAVKELK, encoded by the exons ATG CCTCGCAAAATTGAGGAAATTAAGGACTTTCTGCTCACAGCCAGGCGAAAGGACGCCAAAT CGGTCAAGATcaagaaaaataaggataatgtGAAGTTTAAGGTTCGATGTAGCAGGTACCTTTACACCTTGGTCATCACAGACAAAGAGAAGGCGGAGAAGCTGAAGCAGTCCCTGCCCCCAG GTTTGGCAGTGAAGGAGCTGAAATGA